The genomic segment tttatattgcaagGATAATCCCATTCTGATTTAGTAGAGCATTGGAAAATTGTGCGTTTACAGCACATGAACACGAGAACTACGCCTCTGAATGTGTGATCAGTATATGAGTTGCAGTATTCACTACCAGTTTTCTTATACCGCCTGAACATGCTAGGTCGATTAACCTTAAGAAATGGTATGAACAACGTTTACCATTGTTTTCAAGCGACCTCAGGTTCCGTGCGAGCGCTCTATTAAGAATGCATATGCTTAATTGAAAGTCCCATCTTAATTTCTCCCCTGCTCTCTTATACAATGAAGTCAAGAACTTTTTAGCAGACTCTTCCTTACCAAGTTGACTCGTGTGGAATGAATTCAGGGTTTTCTCCGAATTCCCCCTCACCAAATCGGCTTCCCCCAAACGTAGTCAAGGTTTCTTTTCCAGCTTCTTCCTTATCAAGTCGACTCCTCTGAAATGAAGTCACGTTTTCTTCTTTCAGAGTCTCCGTCACCAAGTCGACTCCTGTCACATGAAGTCAAGTTTTTGCTTTCAGATTCTCTCTCACCGAGTCGACTCCTGCCAAATGAAGTCAAGTTTTTACTTTCAGATTCTCCTTCACCAAGTCGACTCCTGCCAAATGAAGTCAAGGTTTTTCCTTTCAGATTCTCCCTCACCAAGTCGACTCCTGTCAAATGAAGCcaagttttttctttcagattcctCCTCACCAAGTCGACTCCTGTCAAATGAAGTCAAGTTTTTACTTTCAGATTCTCCCTCACCAAGTCGACTCCTGCCAAATGAAGTCaagtttttacttttagattCCTCCTCACCAAATCGACTCCTGCCAAATGAAGCcaagttttttctttcagattctcCCTCACCAAGTCGACTCCTGTCAAATGAagtcaagttttttctttcagattctcCTCACCAAGTCGGCTCCTGTCAAATGAAGCCAAGTTTATACTTTCAGATTCTCCCTCACCAAGTCGACTCCTGCCAAATGAAGCCAAGTTTTTACTTTCAGATTCCTCCTCACCAAATCGACTCCTGCCAAATGAAGCcaagttttttctttcagattctcTCTCACCAATTCGACTCCTGCCAAATGAagtcaagttttttctttcagattcctCCTCACCAAATCGACTCCTGCCAAATGAAGTCAAGTTTATTCTTTCAGATTCTCCCTCACCAAGTCGACTCCTGTCAAATGAagtcaagttttttctttcagattcctCCTCACCAAGTCGACTCCTGTCAAATGAAGCcaagttttttctttcagattctcCCTCACTAAGTCGACTCCTGCCAAATGAagtcaagttttttctttcagattctcCCTCACCAAGTCGACCCCTGTCAAATGAAGCcaagttttttctttcagattctcCCTCACCAAGTCGACTCCTGCAAAATGAAGTCAAGTTTTTACTTTCAGATTCCTCCTCACCAAATCGACTCCTGCCAAATGAagtcaagttttttctttcagattctcCCTCACCAAGTCGACTCCTGCAAAATGAAATCAAGTTTTTACTTTCAGATTCCTCCTCACCAAATCGACTCCTGCCAAATGAagtcaagttttttctttcagattctcCCTCACCAAGTCGACTCCTGTCAAATGAAGCcaagttttttctttcagattcctCCTCACCAAGTCGACTCCTGTCAAATGAAGTCAAGTTTTTACTTTCAGATTCTCCCTCACCAAGTCGACTCCTGCCAAATGAAGTCAAGTATTTACTTTCAGATTCCTCCTCACCAAATCGACTCCTGCCAAAtgaagtaaagttttttttttcagattctccCTGCAAAAGaaagctggctttgtctgtccatccgcactttttctgtctgcccccagatcttaaaacctaccgaggctagagggctacaaattggtatattgTTTATCCACCCtctattcatcaaacataccaaattgcagccctctagcctcagtagtccttattttatttaaggttaaagttagccacagttGTGTGtttggcaacgatgtaggacaggccaccaccaggccgtggttaaagtttcatgggctgcgcgCTCATGCAGCGTTATACCgggatcaccgaaagatagatctattttcggtggctttaattttacactgtacagaaaactcgattgcaccgaagaaacttcggcgcattttttacttgttttatctaaatattacctGACCAAGCCGACTCGTACTAAATGAAATCAAGGCCTGTCGACTGGTGCCAAACGAAGTCATAGTTTTTTACAAATTCTTCCTCAACAATTCGACTCGTGCTAAATGAAGTTAAGGTTTTTTCCTTTCAGATTCTCCCTCACCGAGTAGACCGAGCCAAATGAAGTCGAGGTTTTCTCCAGATTCTCCCTTATCAAGTTGAGTAATGTTACTTGAAGTCAAGGTTTTTTACAGATTCTCCGTCACCAATTCAactcgtggttttttttttctagattttcctTCATCAAGGCAACTCGTACTAACTAAACTCGTTAAACAACCCCCAAAATATACTCGTACCTCGTACGACGGAATGTGACATCTCTCTCAGTCCCCTCAATGCACCACCATTCGACCCCTTTTCCCTACCTTCTGTCCAATTGGCTCCGCATTCCCTTCTGACTCCCTGAACTCGTCCTCGACCAACGGCACTGAGCCCTCCCGCACCCCCTGCCACCCACGAAACCattccccaaccccccaccctaAACACGTGCCATGCCTACGGAATGGCCAGTCCTGCAGCGCACGAAAAATAAACACTGGTGGCGCACCGCCTCCGCTGTCAGTTGCAGGTCGGAAGTAATTAAGTCTGAGCTGTAAATACCTTAGGCGGAATGACTCCGTAGGGAAATCACGGGGGCACCCTGTAAGAAATCGATTGAGGCTAAATCACTTGCCATTTGTATACGCTAACTCCTTTACTGTGCTGGTGAGGCTCTCCGGCCTCGCGCCTCTTGCTTGCGTTCTGCCAGGGCTTCTTCTCCCGCGCTGACCTTTCAGAGAATTAATGGGTTTCTGCACGCAGTGTTTGcgtttatgttttaaatatacttttaattgTTAATCTTCAAATAATTTAGGTTCGAGTTTATTTCGTTTTTCCATATTAACATTTAGTTATGGCTCATGCTTCTGTTGAATCTGTAAGCAAAATAAGTACTGTAATAACGTGAGAGATTAAGCATACTATCAGAATCAAAATGCTTCTCTTTAATATAAAACATTGATgttatatgattaaaaatttgtttactgCATTCATCGTCCAACTACGCGTGCTGTGAAAAAGGTAACGGAAAACACTACCCttccctcttctcctttctcACTGTTTTGCTTCTTATTCCCTATCCCACTATTTTGCCTCTTACTCCCTTCCCCACTATTCTGCGTCTTATCCCCTTTCCTACTGTTGTACTTCTTATTTCCCTCTCTTATCAGCACTGCATCCCGGCAGGAGATAAAATCTGCCATTTCTGGACTCCCAATTGCACTTCGCCCAGATCTTATCCCGAGATCTTCAAAGGGGATGGACGCGTTTGTGATGAAATTCTTGCACTTGGTGGAGAAATGAAGTGGAGCGGAATAGATGATTAAGCTCTCGTGAGAATGAGCCACTTTTCAACAAAGACTCCTTTATTGTGTCTTTAAGTGTCCGGAAAGAGATCAGCGCTTTCATGGGAACACAGACGTTTGCAGCTGGAAAATTACCTGTTGCTGGAGATGAATAGACTGAACCCGAGTGAAAAGTGTCATGAAAGGATTTCAACGTCAAATGAGTTGCGTGATTGTAACCCAGATGTAGTACGCATTTAAATTTCTAAATACATTCTTGTGAAATAAATTACGTGCCTATGgatatttctgaaagaaaatggctttttttaaattcttttaatgaGCTTAATGCAAACGAAATCGCTGCTAAAGATATTTAAGACTAATTCATGAAGAGGTTACGAGCGTGATTGTACATATACAATCTATTTCTCAGACAGATTCAttctaaataaatattgtttcctTTGCAGTTTGCAAGTAACAACAACAATGTTGTGCACAATAAATATGTGAATGACTATGCTAAGTGAACGAGAAAAGACCTGAaaagtatttgaatatttatttttctgtaggaTAAAGAGTTTCGAGATCACTAAGCGGATTTTCATTACCAACTTGTCAGTATTACTGACAACTAACagtaaatttatttagctttgtcaagaaacatatatttatattttttaaataacgaGATTAATACTACTGGGTTCTGTAGTAAAGGAAGCTTTTAAAATACAATGACGCAGATTCTTAGCcacaccccactctctctctctctctctctctctcttccagcgcTCTTTTAATTCCTTTCAATCCCAATTCAgtcttttaccctctctgtctctACTTTGTATGCAATCTAACACATCTCTCATCTCCCCTTTTGTTCCTCGTTAacatattcttttccatttcgtCTTTAAATAATTCTTCCGTTtcatctttaaataattttcatcccTTTGTCTCTCCGAAAATAATTCTGGATGTTATCCATTCTATAAGTTTTCATTATATCCTTtagcgtcttcttcttcttctttcttcttcttcttcttatttctaaaCGTtgccctatctatctatcagtgtTACACcagaaaatcgagagagagaaactttgtgaGGAAAATTTGTGTTAATTTGAATATTATCCATTCTGtaagttttcataatattcttcttcttcttcttcttcttctccttttctctgAACGTTGCTCTGTCTATCAGAGTTACaacagagaacagagagagagaaactttgagcAGAAAATTTGTGTTCACTTGAATATTATCCATACCgtaaaatttcttcttcttcttcttcttcttcttcttcttcttcttttctaaacgttgtcctatctatctatcaaagtTACACAAGAAAGTCGCGAGAGAAAAACTTTGAGCTgaaaatttctgttaatttgAATATCCATTctgt from the Macrobrachium rosenbergii isolate ZJJX-2024 chromosome 43, ASM4041242v1, whole genome shotgun sequence genome contains:
- the LOC136829061 gene encoding uncharacterized protein, which gives rise to MATVLIRETGVSEGELGPWCPRDFPTESFRLRYLQLRLNYFRPATDSGGGAPPVFIFRALQDWPFRRHGTCLGWGVGEWFRGWQGVREGSVPLVEDEFRESEGNAEPIGQKGESEKKNFTSFGRSRFGEEESESKYLTSFGRSRLGEGESESKNLTSFDRSRLGEEESERKNLASFDRSRLGEGESERKNLTSFGRSRFGEEESESKNLISFCRSRLGEGESERKNLTSFGRSRFGEEESESKNLTSFCRSRLGEGESERKNLASFDRGRLGEGESERKNLTSFGRSRLSEGESERKNLASFDRSRLGEEESERKNLTSFDRSRLGEGESERINLTSFGRSRFGEEESERKNLTSFGRSRIGERESERKNLASFGRSRFGEEESESKNLASFGRSRLGEGESESINLASFDRSRLGEENLKEKT